DNA from Aquipuribacter hungaricus:
GGGGACGGCGGGTGTGCCGACGGGGGCGGGATCCCACGCCGGGGTGGTGGTCGCCAGCTCGGGGGGGCGTGACGCCCACTGCGCCTGGACCATGGCCTGGCTCCGGCCGGCCAGCAGCTTGGAGGTCCCGGGGGTGGTCTCGCTGGGCTTGACGGAGCGGACCAGCTCCATCTGCTGGTCGGCCAGCTGGGTGGCGACCGTGGTGCGGGCGATCTGTGTTGAGGTGGCCTGGCTCCGTACGAGCAGGCCTGCGACCCCGGTGAGGACGATGCCCATGAGGACGACGGCGACGACGGTCTCGATGAGGGTGAAGCCAGCGTCATGACCGGCGTGCCGGGTGCTGGGTCTCATGGTCGCTCCAGGCGTCGTGGCGGGCGGGGCGTCGTACGGGCGCGGAAGGGGGCCCGGGCGGGCGGTGGTGCGGCTGGGCCTGCTGCTACGGACAGGGCGGTGGCGGCCGGGACCGTGTCCCGACCGCCACCGCCACCGCCACCGTGACGGGTCAGCAGGCGGCGTTGACGATCCCGCCGGCGTCGCTGTCGAACCAGACGGTGAGGGCGTCGGACGGAGCGCCCGCATCACGGGTCACAGCGATGCAGTAGGAGTCGGCGGTCGTCGTGACCGAGGCCCGGTTGGCGGTGGACAGGTTCACCACGGTGGCCGCCGCAGGCGCAACGCCGGGGATGGTCAGCGTGTCGGCGTCCGCGAGCGCGATGGTCGCGGGGTAGCGCTGGTTCTCGACGAAGTAGGTCTCGATCTCGGTCGCGACGGAGCGGGCGTCGGACGTCATGGAGGAGACGACAGCGCGCTCCCGCTGGTTGAGGAAGACCGGGATGGCGATCGCGGCGAGGATGCCGATGATGATCATGACGACGAGGAGCTCGATCAGGGTGAAGCCCTGGTCCTTCTCGTCCATGGACTTGCGGATGCGAGCGAGCATTGGGGGTTGTCCCTTCGGAAGACCGGTGTGTGAGCGCTGGACCGGACCCTCGCGACGGCGGGCGCCGTCGTGCCGAGGCAGCTGGGCTGACCCGGAGGTCCCCTGGCTTTGCGACCCCACCTCTCGGCGGGAGTGCCCTTTCTGGCCGTGCTCGTTGACACCCAGGGCATCGGGTCCCTGGTCGCCGTCCTTGAGCCGGCGCGAGGTCTCGCTCACCCGTCTGGCCTAGTGCTGCGACGCACCGAGGCGACCACGCCGGAGAGCCCCGTGCGCCGGGGCGGCACGGGGCTCTCGGAGGACGTCGTCGACTACTCGATGAGCTCGAACACCCCGAAGATCGGCATGTAGAGCGCGACGATCATGCCGCCGACGATGGCGCCCAGGAACGCGATCATGAGCGGCTCGATGAGGCTGGTGAGCGCCTCTGTGGTCGCCTCGACCTCCTGGTCGTAGAACTCGCTGATCTTGTACAGCATCGTGTCCATGGCGCCGGTGTCCTCGCCGACGGCGAGCATCTGCACGACCATCGACGGGAACACCGGGTGGTTGCCAAGGGGGCCGGCGAGGCTCTCGCCCTGGCGCACGCTGTTCTGCACGTCGCGGACGGCCTTGGTGAGCACCATGTTGCCCGTGGTGTCGGCGACGATGTCGAGCGCCTGCAGGATGGGCACGCCGGACTTGATCATCGTGCCGAGATTCCGCGCGAAGCGGGAGATGGCGATCTTCTGCACCAGGCCGCCGAAGATGGGCATCTTGAGCATGAGCGGGTCGACGACGGTCCGCACGCGTTCTTGGTGCTTGACGCGTCCCCACACCGTGACCCCGGCGGCGATGCCGACGGCGAGAGGGATCGCCGTCACCTTCAGCGCCCCTGAGAGCCAGACCAGCACCTTGGTGGGCGCCGGTAGCTCACCGCCCATGTCGGCGAACATGGTGACGAAGATCGGCACGATGAACAGGAGCATGCCGACCACGGCGAGGATGGCGATGACGAACACGACGACCGGGTATGTCATCGCGGACTTGATCTTGCCGCGGAGCTTGACCTCGGCCTCGTAGTTCTCGGCGACCTGCAGCAGGACCGCGTCGAGGAAGCCGCCGACCTCGCCGGCCCGGCACATGTTGATCATCAACGGCGGGAAGACCTTGGGGTGCTTCGCCAGGGACGCCGACAGCGACGTGCCCGTCTCGACGTCGGAGCGGACCTCGCCCAGGGTCTTGGCCAGGGTCTTGTTGGCGGTCTGCTCGGCGAGGATCGACAGCGCCCGCAGCAGCGACAGCCCGGAGTTGATCATCGTCGCGAACTGCCGCGACATGATGGCCAGGTCCTTGAGCTTGACCCCGCCGCCCCAGGGCAGCGTGATCTCCTTGTTCATCCCGGCGCCGGTCTCCCGGACGCTGACCGGGGCGTAGCCCATCGCCTTGAGCTTGGTGACGAGCACGGTCTCGTTGGGGGCGTCGAGCTTGCCGGAGGCGAGCTTCCCGCTGCGGTCCCGGACGCTGTACTCGTAGGTCTTGGTGGCGGCCATCGTGGCTCTCCCTCTGTCCGTCCGGCTCAGCCGCGCCCGGTCAGGCGCTGGTAGTCCTC
Protein-coding regions in this window:
- a CDS encoding prepilin-type N-terminal cleavage/methylation domain-containing protein; the protein is MLARIRKSMDEKDQGFTLIELLVVMIIIGILAAIAIPVFLNQRERAVVSSMTSDARSVATEIETYFVENQRYPATIALADADTLTIPGVAPAAATVVNLSTANRASVTTTADSYCIAVTRDAGAPSDALTVWFDSDAGGIVNAAC
- a CDS encoding type II secretion system F family protein, translated to MAATKTYEYSVRDRSGKLASGKLDAPNETVLVTKLKAMGYAPVSVRETGAGMNKEITLPWGGGVKLKDLAIMSRQFATMINSGLSLLRALSILAEQTANKTLAKTLGEVRSDVETGTSLSASLAKHPKVFPPLMINMCRAGEVGGFLDAVLLQVAENYEAEVKLRGKIKSAMTYPVVVFVIAILAVVGMLLFIVPIFVTMFADMGGELPAPTKVLVWLSGALKVTAIPLAVGIAAGVTVWGRVKHQERVRTVVDPLMLKMPIFGGLVQKIAISRFARNLGTMIKSGVPILQALDIVADTTGNMVLTKAVRDVQNSVRQGESLAGPLGNHPVFPSMVVQMLAVGEDTGAMDTMLYKISEFYDQEVEATTEALTSLIEPLMIAFLGAIVGGMIVALYMPIFGVFELIE